In the Gemmatimonadota bacterium genome, one interval contains:
- the trxA gene encoding thioredoxin has product MTTTEAKSPVTIRCAFCDTKNRVDFARAADRPSCGECSKPMLLDRPVKVTQDDFDDTVLKASVPVLVDFYADWCGPCKMVAPLVDEIAHQHIGKILVAKVDTDRAPEVAAKYGIRSIPTLIIFRDGAEVERSTGFEPERVRTLAEEAVR; this is encoded by the coding sequence ATGACTACGACCGAAGCCAAGAGCCCCGTCACAATACGCTGCGCCTTCTGTGACACGAAGAATCGCGTGGACTTCGCGCGCGCTGCTGACCGTCCGAGCTGCGGTGAATGCAGCAAGCCGATGCTACTCGACCGGCCAGTGAAGGTCACGCAAGACGACTTCGACGATACCGTTCTGAAGGCGTCCGTGCCCGTCCTAGTCGACTTCTACGCGGACTGGTGCGGGCCCTGCAAGATGGTCGCACCGCTGGTGGACGAGATCGCGCACCAGCACATCGGCAAGATCCTGGTCGCCAAGGTCGACACCGATCGGGCCCCTGAGGTCGCCGCAAAGTATGGCATCCGGAGCATCCCTACTCTGATCATCTTTCGGGATGGTGCGGAAGTAGAGCGCAGCACTGGCTTCGAGCCCGAGCGCGTACGTACCCTCGCCGAAGAGGCGGTGAGGTGA
- the argR gene encoding arginine repressor — MSKRHRHAQILEVLKSHRVTSQESLRGLLQEQGTDVTQATLSRDIRELRLVKVPGADGTPHYSVPEEWESTPSLESLLPTLFQSAEGVDHLLVVHTMKGGAQTVAAGIDWEEWHEVLGTLAGDDTILIILRQPAFLPAVQARLEQMARPFA; from the coding sequence GTGAGCAAGCGTCACCGTCACGCGCAGATCCTCGAGGTGCTCAAGAGCCATCGGGTCACGAGCCAGGAGTCGCTGCGAGGGCTGCTGCAAGAGCAGGGTACCGACGTGACCCAGGCCACGCTTTCCCGCGATATCCGTGAGTTGCGCCTCGTGAAGGTGCCCGGTGCCGACGGTACGCCGCACTATTCCGTGCCGGAGGAGTGGGAGAGCACCCCGTCGTTGGAATCTCTGCTTCCCACGCTCTTCCAGTCCGCCGAGGGGGTCGACCACCTCCTGGTGGTGCATACCATGAAGGGCGGCGCGCAGACCGTCGCGGCCGGCATCGACTGGGAAGAGTGGCACGAGGTCCTGGGCACGCTCGCCGGGGACGACACCATTCTCATCATTCTGCGCCAGCCCGCATTCCTCCCGGCCGTTCAGGCCCGCCTCGAACAGATGGCACGCCCCTTCGCCTAA